One window of the Macaca thibetana thibetana isolate TM-01 chromosome 13, ASM2454274v1, whole genome shotgun sequence genome contains the following:
- the C13H2orf73 gene encoding uncharacterized protein C2orf73 homolog isoform X2 gives MQKPSCGIVPLASPGASAELQNNFIEYISFIHQYDARKTPNEPLRGKRHGAFVHREIKPGSRPTVPKGTEVVLNAPGSRSSEQSEKTEKGSSAESRMISPGLCQQNSQELLETKTHLSETDVRQAAKACPSSPESREKIAGATQTNVGDALFTRHKPLNPPIKKSE, from the exons ttCCACTTGCCTCTCCTGGTGCATCAGCAGAACTTCAAAACAATTTTATAGAATATATCTCTTTTATACATCAATATGACGCCAGGAAAACTCCGAATGAGCCTCTCCGGGGAAAG agACATGGAGCTTTTGTACACAGAGAGATAAAACCAGGGAGTAGGCCAACAGTTCCTAAAGGAACAGAGGTAGTACTGAACGCTCCAGGGTCACGTTCATCAGAACAGTCcgaaaaaacagagaaaggaagcTCAGCGGAAAGCAGAATGATCTCACCAGGTCTCTGCCAACAAAATTCCCAAGAGCTGTTAGAGACTAAAACTCACTTATCAGAAACAGACGTCAGACAGGCAGCCAAGGCATGCCCCAGCAGTCCTGAGAGCAGAGAAAAGATCGCAGGCGCCACTCAAACAAATGTAGGAGATGCTCTTTTCACTAGGCACAAGCCTTTAAATCCAcccattaaaaaatcagaataa